The proteins below are encoded in one region of Lactuca sativa cultivar Salinas chromosome 3, Lsat_Salinas_v11, whole genome shotgun sequence:
- the LOC111914472 gene encoding MLP-like protein 31, producing MAIKGKISREVEVKCNCHLVFELYKQRPNDSSAVDPAKVEACHLVSGEWGVPGSVVEWHYYHDGKKETGKEIIEEVDDELPKISFKLIEGDILKVYNSFINTLTTKYVGDKKFVIWTIEFEKADASIPDPTSYLDLLCGIAGNMDAHFLKQP from the exons ATGGCTATAAAAGGAAAGATATCACGTGAAGTTGAAGTCAAATGTAATTGTCACCTGGTCTTTGAACTCTACAAGCAAAGGCCAAACGACTCGTCAGCGGTCGACCCTGCTAAGGTTGAAGCTTGCCATCTGGTGTCTGGTGAATGGGGTGTTCCTGGATCTGTCGTTGAGTGGCACTATTACCATG ATGGAAAAAAGGAAACCGGGAAAGAAATCATTGAAGAAGTTGATGATGAACTACCCAAAATTTCGTTCAAACTGATTGAAGGAGATATTTTGAAGGTGTATAATTCCTTTATCAACACCCTTACCACCAAATATGTGGGCGATAAGAAGTTTGTTATCTGGACTATAGAGTTCGAGAAGGCGGACGCAAGTATACCGGATCCAACATCATATCTAGACTTGCTTTGTGGAATTGCTGGAAATATGGATGCTCATTTTCTCAAGCAACCATGA